One genomic region from Saprospiraceae bacterium encodes:
- a CDS encoding 30S ribosomal protein S21, whose translation MLIIDVKDSESIDKALKKYKKKYEKSQILKQLRARKHFTKKSVERRHEVLKAAYRLQIMSLPAQY comes from the coding sequence ATGCTAATTATTGATGTAAAAGACAGTGAATCAATCGATAAGGCTCTTAAGAAGTATAAAAAGAAATACGAGAAGTCTCAGATTTTGAAGCAACTTAGAGCCCGAAAACATTTCACTAAAAAATCTGTAGAGCGCAGGCATGAGGTTCTCAAAGCTGCCTACAGACTGCAGATTATGAGCCTTCCCGCTCAATATTAA
- a CDS encoding tyrosine-type recombinase/integrase: MIISFFNYLEFEKRYSSHTLDAYKSDIEQFTSFLQYNFQVDSLVDVTSAQVRSWMVSLKEQNISNRSINRKLSALKTLFNFLRSRHGLAQNPLRKIISPKTEKRLPLTVRKEHLERMFLINNQNAGDTSYILLRNDLVLDMLYSCGLRRSELMQLSLKDLDLDRRLCRVLGKGKKERWVPLSANLVDKILTYLIFRHQTLIDLAKPEHFYLFMTDQCEPLYPKWVYNLVKKNLSLVSSVERRSPHILRHSFATHLSDAGADLHVIKTLLGHSSLAATQVYMHNSIEKLKKIYDQAHPKS; the protein is encoded by the coding sequence TTGATCATATCTTTTTTTAATTATCTAGAGTTCGAGAAGCGCTATTCCAGCCATACGCTGGATGCTTATAAATCTGATATTGAACAGTTTACCTCCTTTCTACAGTATAATTTTCAGGTAGATAGCCTTGTAGATGTCACATCTGCCCAGGTTAGATCCTGGATGGTCAGCTTAAAGGAGCAAAATATTTCCAATCGGTCTATTAATCGAAAACTATCCGCTTTAAAGACGCTCTTCAATTTTTTGAGGTCCCGACATGGGCTAGCTCAAAATCCCTTGCGAAAAATTATTAGCCCTAAAACAGAAAAAAGGCTTCCGCTTACTGTCAGAAAAGAACACCTGGAACGCATGTTTTTGATCAATAATCAAAATGCCGGTGACACTTCATACATTCTCTTGCGAAATGATCTTGTCCTGGACATGTTATATTCTTGCGGGCTTAGAAGATCCGAGTTGATGCAGCTTTCATTGAAAGACTTAGATTTAGACCGTCGCTTGTGTAGGGTCCTTGGAAAAGGAAAAAAGGAACGATGGGTTCCACTTTCCGCGAATTTGGTAGATAAAATTTTGACTTATTTAATCTTTAGGCACCAAACTTTAATAGATCTGGCCAAACCAGAGCACTTTTATTTGTTTATGACAGATCAGTGCGAGCCATTATATCCTAAGTGGGTGTATAACCTTGTCAAAAAAAACCTTAGTCTCGTATCTTCCGTGGAACGACGCAGTCCTCACATATTGAGACATAGCTTTGCCACCCACCTTTCAGATGCCGGAGCAGACCTCCATGTAATTAAAACTTTATTGGGGCATTCATCACTCGCTGCTACTCAAGTATATATGCACAATTCAATAGAAAAATTAAAGAAAATTTATGATCAGGCACATCCTAAATCATGA
- the raiA gene encoding ribosome-associated translation inhibitor RaiA, with protein MKIMTESVHFTADQKLIQFIENKLQKLERVYERIIDIHVILKLESHQAVKDKIVEVQVHVPGGNIFARESSKAFETSFELAMAAIKRQTIKFKMKSK; from the coding sequence ATGAAAATTATGACTGAAAGTGTTCATTTTACCGCTGACCAAAAGCTTATACAGTTTATTGAAAACAAACTTCAAAAACTCGAACGGGTGTACGAAAGAATCATTGACATTCATGTGATTTTAAAACTGGAGAGCCATCAGGCAGTAAAAGATAAAATAGTAGAAGTTCAGGTCCATGTGCCGGGAGGTAATATTTTTGCCAGGGAAAGCAGTAAAGCATTTGAAACATCTTTTGAATTGGCCATGGCTGCCATCAAAAGGCAGACTATAAAGTTTAAGATGAAATCGAAATAA
- the tuf gene encoding elongation factor Tu, with product MAKETFQRTKPHLNVGTIGHVDHGKTTLTAAITSILSESGWAEKRSYDSIDAAPEEKERGITINTAHVEYQTANRHYAHVDCPGHADYVKNMVTGAAQMDGAILVVAATDGPMPQTREHILLAKQVGVPKIVVFMNKVDLVDDEEMLDLVEMEVRELLDAQGFDGAHASVIKGSALKALEGDPKYRQSILDLMAAVDADIPEPVRLVDQPFIMPVEDVFSITGRGTVATGRIEKGVVKVGDTVEIIGMMKDDEKPISSTCTGVEMFRKLLDRGEAGDNAGILLRGVEKDQIRRGMVICAPGSVKPHKKFKGEIYVLSKEEGGRHTPFFNGYRPQFYFRTTDVTGDVKLPAGVEMVMPGDNVTIEASLLNSIAMEKNLRFAIREGGRTVGAGQVTEILD from the coding sequence ATGGCAAAAGAAACATTTCAGAGGACTAAACCTCACTTAAACGTTGGTACTATCGGTCACGTAGATCATGGTAAAACAACTTTGACTGCAGCCATCACTTCTATTCTGTCGGAATCAGGATGGGCGGAAAAAAGATCTTATGACTCTATCGACGCTGCTCCTGAAGAGAAAGAGCGTGGTATCACGATCAATACAGCGCACGTAGAGTATCAAACCGCAAACCGCCACTATGCGCACGTAGATTGCCCTGGTCACGCGGATTATGTGAAAAACATGGTTACTGGTGCTGCTCAAATGGATGGTGCTATTCTGGTGGTTGCAGCGACTGATGGTCCTATGCCCCAAACAAGAGAGCATATCCTTCTTGCAAAGCAGGTAGGAGTACCTAAAATTGTGGTATTCATGAACAAAGTAGACCTGGTAGATGACGAAGAAATGTTAGACTTGGTTGAAATGGAAGTAAGAGAATTATTGGATGCTCAGGGATTTGATGGAGCCCATGCTTCAGTGATCAAAGGCTCGGCCTTAAAGGCACTTGAGGGCGATCCAAAATATAGACAGTCTATTCTTGATTTGATGGCTGCCGTAGATGCAGACATTCCTGAACCAGTTCGTTTGGTTGATCAGCCATTTATTATGCCGGTAGAAGATGTATTCTCTATCACCGGTCGTGGTACAGTAGCTACAGGTCGTATTGAAAAGGGAGTTGTTAAAGTTGGGGATACGGTCGAAATCATTGGTATGATGAAGGATGATGAAAAACCAATCAGCTCTACCTGTACTGGAGTAGAGATGTTTAGAAAATTATTGGATAGAGGAGAAGCCGGTGATAATGCTGGTATCTTGTTGAGAGGTGTTGAAAAAGATCAAATCCGAAGAGGTATGGTTATTTGCGCTCCCGGTTCAGTAAAACCACATAAAAAATTCAAAGGAGAGATTTATGTACTCAGCAAAGAAGAAGGTGGTCGTCACACTCCTTTCTTTAATGGTTATCGACCTCAGTTCTATTTCAGGACTACCGATGTAACCGGAGATGTCAAATTGCCTGCAGGAGTTGAAATGGTTATGCCTGGTGATAATGTCACTATTGAAGCTAGCCTTTTAAATTCTATAGCAATGGAAAAAAATCTTCGTTTTGCTATCCGCGAAGGCGGTCGCACAGTCGGTGCTGGTCAGGTTACAGAAATACTTGATTAA
- the secE gene encoding preprotein translocase subunit SecE: MDKLSLYLRESYDELMHKVTWPSWAMLVDAAKIVLVSTVIITAIIFLMDVVSNYILQIVYGL; encoded by the coding sequence ATGGATAAGTTAAGTTTATATCTGAGAGAATCGTATGATGAGCTGATGCATAAAGTCACCTGGCCTTCATGGGCTATGTTGGTAGATGCTGCTAAGATTGTGTTGGTGAGTACTGTTATTATCACAGCGATCATCTTTTTAATGGATGTAGTGTCTAACTATATTCTTCAAATAGTTTACGGGTTATAA
- the nusG gene encoding transcription termination/antitermination factor NusG, translating into MADQEKKLYSLRVIRGKERKIKERIELEIQRQGWNTFISQVIVPSEKVYKIRNGKKVVLERNILPGYILLEAEPSKFVPEVVQVIANIPNVIHFLGRDTPIPMSPGEANRLLGKVDESQDASESMIEPFINGETVKIIDGPFNDFIGDIKEVNEEKKKLKVIVKIFGRGTEVELNFMQVEKTS; encoded by the coding sequence ATGGCTGACCAGGAAAAAAAATTGTATTCTCTAAGGGTGATTAGAGGCAAAGAACGCAAAATCAAGGAGCGAATTGAACTAGAGATTCAGCGCCAGGGCTGGAATACATTCATTAGCCAGGTCATCGTCCCTTCTGAAAAAGTGTATAAAATCAGAAATGGTAAAAAGGTAGTCTTAGAAAGAAATATTTTACCAGGATATATTTTATTGGAAGCAGAACCTTCCAAATTTGTACCAGAAGTAGTACAGGTTATAGCTAACATTCCCAATGTAATCCATTTTTTAGGCAGAGATACACCCATACCTATGAGTCCTGGCGAAGCAAACAGGCTGCTGGGTAAAGTGGACGAATCTCAGGATGCCAGTGAGTCAATGATTGAACCTTTTATCAATGGCGAAACAGTGAAAATCATTGATGGACCATTCAATGATTTTATCGGGGATATTAAAGAAGTAAACGAAGAGAAAAAGAAACTTAAAGTAATAGTTAAAATATTCGGCAGAGGAACTGAAGTTGAATTGAACTTTATGCAAGTGGAGAAAACATCATAA
- the rplK gene encoding 50S ribosomal protein L11 yields the protein MAKEIETFIKLQVKGGQANPAPPVGPALGSKGVNIMEFCKRFNAMTQDKQGKVVPVVISVFKDKSFDFVIKTAPAAIQLMEVAKIKNGSKEPNRNKVANVTWDQVKVIAEDKLPDLNAITVSAAMKMVAGTARSMGITVSGDFPG from the coding sequence ATGGCTAAAGAAATAGAAACATTCATTAAACTCCAGGTAAAAGGTGGCCAAGCCAATCCTGCGCCTCCGGTAGGTCCTGCTTTAGGTTCTAAAGGGGTCAATATTATGGAGTTTTGTAAGCGATTTAATGCCATGACCCAGGACAAACAAGGCAAAGTCGTTCCAGTGGTCATTTCAGTATTTAAGGATAAATCTTTTGACTTCGTCATTAAGACTGCACCTGCAGCCATTCAACTCATGGAGGTTGCTAAGATCAAAAATGGTTCGAAAGAACCTAATAGAAATAAGGTGGCAAATGTGACATGGGATCAGGTCAAAGTTATAGCTGAAGACAAATTACCTGACCTCAATGCTATTACAGTGAGTGCCGCCATGAAGATGGTAGCGGGTACTGCCAGGAGCATGGGGATCACAGTAAGTGGTGATTTTCCGGGTTGA